From the Girardinichthys multiradiatus isolate DD_20200921_A chromosome 22, DD_fGirMul_XY1, whole genome shotgun sequence genome, one window contains:
- the kcnk1b gene encoding potassium channel subfamily K member 1b — protein sequence MLQSLASNSCVRLIQNHKSTWYFVSLILGYLLYLIFGAVVFSSVELPYEDQLRQELRTVKKQFLIENECLSEERLERFLKKALDASNYGVSILNNASANWNWDFTSSLFFASTVLSTTGYGHTAPLSDGGKAFCIIYSMIGIPFTLLFLTAVVQRIMVFSTRRPITYIHTHWGLSKQLVAIVHATLLALLAISCFFLIPAAIFSALEENWNFLESFYFCFISLSTIGLGDYVPGEAANQKFRELYKVGITVYLIFGLIVMLVVLETFCELQQLKQLRKMFYLKKEKPQDRLAILEHDHLSFTTVSENKGTKSEDKTKTFLSVPTLASPNDDPMIQ from the exons ATGCTCCAGTCTCTAGCCAGTAATTCTTGTGTGCGTTTGATACAGAATCACAAATCGACGTGGTATTTCGTGTCTTTAATTTTAGGCTATCTCCTTTATCTTATATTCGGCGCCGTCGTATTCTCATCCGTCGAGCTGCCGTACGAGGACCAACTGCGTCAGGAGCTGAGGACCGTGAAAAAGCAGTTTCTCATAGAAAATGAGTGTCTGTCCGAGGAGCGACTGGAGCGGTTTTTAAAGAAAGCCCTGGACGCCAGTAATTATGGGGTTTCTATTCTCAATAATGCCTCGGCTAACTGGAACTGGGACTTCACCTCTTCGTTGTTTTTCGCCAGCACGGTGCTGTCTACCACAG GATATGGTCACACTGCACCTCTGTCAGACGGCGGCAAGGCCTTCTGCATTATTTACTCCATGATTGGCATCCCCTtcaccctcctcttcctcactgCCGTGGTCCAAAGGATCATGGTGTTCAGTACGCGGAGGCCCATCACTTACATTCACACACATTGGGGCCTGTCCAAGCAGCTTGTGGCCATCGTTCACGCCACCCTCCTGGCCCTGTTGGCCATCTCGTGCTTCTTCCTCATCCCCGCCGCCATCTTCTCCGCGCTGGAGGAGAACTGGAACTTCCTGGAGTCCttttatttctgcttcattTCACTCAGCACCATTGGCCTCGGAGACTACGTACCTGGAGAGGCGGCCAATCAGAAGTTCAGGGAGCTGTATAAAGTAGGCATCACTG TCTACCTCATTTTCGGTCTCATAGTCATGCTGGTGGTACTGGAGACCTTCTGcgagctgcagcagctgaagcAGCTCAGGAAGATGTTCTACCTGAAGAAGGAGAAGCCACAGGACCGCCTTGCCATACTGGAGCATGACCACCTCTCCTTCACCACCGTGTCTGAAAACAAGGGCACCAAGAGCGAGGACAAAACCAAGACGTTTCTCAGCGTCCCAACTCTGGCCTCTCCCAATGATGATCCAATGATTCAGTAA